GTTTTTTAGATAATTCTTTAGAGAAGATTCAGAAAATCTATTATCTGTTGATTTTGTTTCGGAATACTCAACTTTTGCCATCTCAACCACTATGTCAGGTTCAATACCCTCTGCTTGAATTGAACGACCACTAGGAGTGTAATATTTAGCTGTTGTAAGCTTTATAGCAGCTCTAGGACTAATTGTAGCAAAGCTTTGCACGGACCCTTTACCAAAAGATTTTGTTCCAAGTATTACTGCTCTTTTATGATCTTGCAATGCACCAGCTACGATTTCTGCAGCTGAAGCAGATCCAACATTAATAAGAGCAACAATCGGGACAGATGGTGCTTTTTCTGCAAATTTATTGCTAGTCAATACCGAGTTACTATTTTTGCTTCTGCCTTTGGTAGTGACAATTACCCCAGAATCAATAAAATATTCGCTAACCGCAACAGCCTGATCTAACAGACCACCGGGATTGCTACGTAGGTCTAATATAATACCTTTTACGCCATTTTTACTGCCATCTTTTAAAGTTCTCATAGATTTTTTTAATTCTGCAATGGTATGTTCGTTAAACATCCCTATTCGTATATAAGCTATATCATTTCTTTCTAAATGAGCTTTTACGGGGGTAATTGTAACTATTTCTCTAGTAAGTTCAATTTCCTTTGGCTTGCTTTCACCTTCCGTGATCACCAATAATTTTACCTTTGCCCCTGGTTCTCCACGCATCTCTCTGACCGCTTTATTAAATCCCAAATTTGATACAAACTCATCATTAACCCCCACAATATAGTCTCCAGCTTTTATACCTGCCTTATAAGCTGGTAGATCATCA
Above is a genomic segment from Candidatus Tisiphia endosymbiont of Nedyus quadrimaculatus containing:
- a CDS encoding S41 family peptidase, producing MFLRLITILLSSSIIFSNITFAEEVKKKELPDSAYLKQFQEIFERVNRDYVQEPEKQKMTDAAIDGMLTSLDPHSNYITDEDLEYFLDHTKGEFGGIGVEVQYDNGAIKVISPIDDLPAYKAGIKAGDYIVGVNDEFVSNLGFNKAVREMRGEPGAKVKLLVITEGESKPKEIELTREIVTITPVKAHLERNDIAYIRIGMFNEHTIAELKKSMRTLKDGSKNGVKGIILDLRSNPGGLLDQAVAVSEYFIDSGVIVTTKGRSKNSNSVLTSNKFAEKAPSVPIVALINVGSASAAEIVAGALQDHKRAVILGTKSFGKGSVQSFATISPRAAIKLTTAKYYTPSGRSIQAEGIEPDIVVEMAKVEYSETKSTDNRFSESSLKNYLKNDNNKNDDKKVDTTDKNKELIKKTDDTKKNTKPKNTLEQLSDLYKKDYQFARAYDLIMGLILTNKSGNELKK